A region of the bacterium genome:
GACTATATCAGGAAGGGGGAAGCACCCCCTCCTGAGGAGCGAAGCGACCCGTGAGGGTTCGACTCCCTCTCCCGGCATTTTTTATAAACCTATTGCTAATGTCTATTCCACTTAATTTTTATAACTCCTCCTGAATCCTGGGCGATGTATAAAAAACCTTCAGTGTCTATTGTAATTCCTTCCTGATTTATTCCCGGAAGATTATATACCTTTAGAATTTCTCCGTCTTTTGTCATTTTAAACAGGGTATCTGTCATATCACTGATAGCATACAGATATCCAGAGGACTCATCATAACAAAGTCCGGAAATATCAATTATGCCGGGGAAAAAGGACCTAATAATCTTTGCTGTTGAATTTACAGCAGAATTACTCTTTAGTGGCACCTCAATTTCAAAGATAGCAGATGGGTCTTCCATATCAGTCAGGTCAAAACTCTGGTTAGCAACATAAAATGTTCCTCCTTCCGGATGGTGTTTGTCAGGTACAAAAGTAATTCCTTCAATACCATTTCCTCCGG
Encoded here:
- a CDS encoding SdiA-regulated domain-containing protein, translating into MKGNLEKFIGYFLTVLLLPLQMVGNIPLSGFNEPSGIVFHSQLKTLFVVGDEGDICEIYPDGTLIKQKRIRNADFEGITYNPSTGLLYIAIEGEEKILEVDPDNFEILREFTIERTFNGKTVLKSGGNGIEGITFVPDKHHPEGGTFYVANQSFDLTDMEDPSAIFEIEVPLKSNSAVNSTAKIIRSFFPGIIDISGLCYDESSGYLYAISDMTDTLFKMTKDGEILKVYNLPGINQEGITIDTEGFLYIAQDSGGVIKIKWNRH